In one Hyphomicrobium sp. 99 genomic region, the following are encoded:
- a CDS encoding ammonium transporter yields the protein MEFRTIARCAGVLGALGAIALIIDPALAQEAATTAAPAAPAAAAPPIPNKGDSAFMYIASVLVLLMTVPGLALFYGGLVRSKNMLSMMMQVFATLCLVAILWVLYGYSMAFTNGGSLNDFVGGFSKAFLKGVDSNSLAATFSNGVYIPEYTYIIFQMTFACITPCLILGAVAERLKFSAMLVFMALWVTFIYFPIAHMVWYWGGPDAFGNAAKAVATATGDAKVQAQTALDAVLKDAGIGFQWGALDFAGGTVVHINSGIAAFVGCLILGKRVGYGKEAMPPHSLVMTMIGAALLWVGWFGFNVGSNLEVNQFAGVPFINTFIATCAAGLSWTLVEWIAKGKPSALGMASGVVAGLVAITPACGFSGVMGSIILGLVVSPICFFFCSAVKGALGYDDSLDVFGVHCIGGIVGAIGTGLLVNPEWGGAGIADYLSKPGELASGTYDMIPQVIAQAKMVGLTLLWSGIGSAILFKLVDIVIGLRPSEEKEREGLDLVDHGESAYHY from the coding sequence ATGGAGTTTCGTACTATAGCGCGGTGCGCAGGGGTCTTGGGGGCCCTCGGTGCCATCGCGCTTATTATCGACCCGGCGTTGGCCCAGGAAGCAGCAACGACAGCTGCCCCTGCGGCTCCCGCCGCGGCCGCACCACCAATTCCGAATAAGGGCGACTCGGCCTTTATGTACATCGCATCAGTTCTCGTTTTGCTGATGACGGTGCCCGGCCTTGCACTGTTCTACGGCGGTCTCGTTCGTTCGAAGAACATGCTCTCGATGATGATGCAGGTGTTTGCAACGCTCTGCCTCGTCGCGATCCTCTGGGTGCTCTACGGTTACTCGATGGCCTTCACCAACGGCGGCAGTCTCAACGATTTCGTCGGTGGATTCTCGAAAGCCTTCCTGAAGGGCGTCGATTCAAACTCGCTCGCCGCAACCTTCTCGAACGGCGTCTACATTCCTGAATACACCTACATCATCTTCCAGATGACGTTCGCGTGCATCACGCCGTGCCTCATCTTGGGCGCCGTCGCCGAGCGTTTGAAATTCTCGGCGATGCTCGTCTTCATGGCCCTCTGGGTCACGTTCATCTACTTCCCGATCGCGCATATGGTCTGGTACTGGGGCGGTCCGGATGCGTTCGGTAACGCTGCCAAGGCCGTTGCGACGGCGACAGGCGACGCCAAGGTGCAGGCACAGACGGCTCTCGATGCCGTTCTGAAAGATGCCGGCATCGGCTTCCAGTGGGGCGCACTCGACTTCGCCGGCGGCACCGTCGTTCACATCAACTCCGGTATCGCAGCATTCGTCGGCTGTCTGATCCTCGGCAAGCGCGTCGGCTACGGCAAGGAAGCCATGCCTCCGCACTCGCTGGTGATGACGATGATCGGCGCTGCCCTTCTGTGGGTTGGCTGGTTCGGCTTCAACGTCGGCTCGAACCTCGAAGTCAACCAGTTCGCAGGTGTGCCCTTCATCAACACGTTCATCGCAACTTGCGCTGCAGGCCTCTCCTGGACGCTCGTTGAATGGATCGCGAAGGGTAAGCCGTCGGCACTCGGCATGGCGTCGGGCGTCGTCGCCGGTCTCGTGGCGATCACGCCGGCTTGCGGCTTCTCTGGTGTCATGGGCTCGATCATCCTCGGCCTCGTCGTCAGCCCGATCTGCTTCTTCTTCTGCTCCGCAGTGAAGGGCGCGCTCGGTTACGACGACAGCTTGGATGTCTTCGGCGTCCACTGCATCGGCGGCATCGTCGGTGCAATCGGCACGGGCCTTCTCGTCAATCCGGAATGGGGCGGAGCCGGCATCGCCGACTACCTCTCGAAACCCGGCGAGTTGGCCTCAGGCACCTACGACATGATCCCTCAGGTCATCGCGCAGGCGAAGATGGTTGGCTTGACGCTCCTCTGGAGCGGCATCGGCTCCGCCATCCTCTTCAAGCTGGTCGACATCGTCATCGGTCTTCGCCCGTCGGAAGAGAAAGAGCGCGAGGGTCTCGATCTCGTCGACCACGGCGAGAGCGCCTACCACTACTAA
- a CDS encoding L,D-transpeptidase: MPCALGRSGIKALKREGDGATPRGRFAVRYAFYQPGTKRPRTALALHTIRRDDGWCDSPLDRNYNRPVKLPYKASAENLWRSDGLYDLVVVLGYNDVPRKRNRGSAIFMHIARGDLQPTEGCVALKSKDLRRLLSILPRNCEIIVSI, translated from the coding sequence GTGCCCTGCGCATTGGGCCGTTCCGGCATCAAAGCCTTGAAGCGCGAGGGCGACGGTGCGACACCTCGAGGCCGGTTTGCCGTGCGTTATGCATTCTACCAACCGGGAACAAAGCGGCCTCGGACGGCGCTCGCTCTCCATACCATTCGCCGAGACGACGGGTGGTGCGACAGCCCTCTCGACCGGAATTACAATCGTCCGGTGAAGCTCCCCTATAAAGCCAGCGCGGAGAATCTTTGGCGCTCCGACGGGCTTTACGATCTCGTCGTGGTGCTCGGCTATAATGATGTGCCGCGCAAGCGCAATCGGGGTAGCGCTATCTTCATGCATATCGCGCGAGGCGATTTGCAGCCTACGGAAGGTTGTGTCGCCTTGAAGTCGAAGGATCTTCGGCGGCTTTTATCGATCCTGCCGCGCAACTGCGAGATCATCGTTTCAATTTGA
- a CDS encoding response regulator transcription factor — protein sequence MSTARKVLLVDDDEDLRTSLKDQLVLHDEFEVSEAATASKGIEAAKTGRFDLVVFDVGLPDMDGREAVKLLRKSGFKTPIVMLTGNTSDADQILGLDAGANDYVLKPFKFAVLLARIRAQLRQHEQSEDAVFAIGSYTFKPASKLLIDQTGSKIRLTEKETSILKYLYRSGDKVVSRDVLLHEVWGYNAGVTTHTLETHIYRLRQKIEKDPSNAELLITESGGYKLAP from the coding sequence ATGAGCACGGCCCGAAAGGTCCTCCTCGTCGACGACGATGAAGATCTGCGTACGTCGTTGAAAGATCAACTCGTCCTACACGATGAATTCGAGGTTTCAGAAGCGGCGACCGCGAGCAAAGGAATAGAAGCGGCAAAGACGGGCCGTTTCGATCTCGTTGTTTTCGACGTCGGCCTACCGGACATGGACGGCCGCGAGGCGGTCAAACTGCTTCGCAAATCGGGTTTCAAAACGCCGATTGTGATGCTGACGGGGAATACGTCCGATGCCGACCAGATCTTGGGTCTGGATGCGGGCGCGAACGATTACGTTCTGAAACCATTCAAATTCGCCGTGCTCCTCGCGCGCATTCGCGCACAGCTCCGTCAACATGAGCAAAGCGAGGATGCCGTCTTCGCGATCGGCAGTTACACATTCAAGCCGGCATCCAAGCTTCTGATCGATCAGACGGGCAGCAAGATTCGCCTGACGGAGAAAGAGACGTCCATCCTGAAGTATCTCTATCGCTCCGGCGACAAGGTCGTCTCGCGAGATGTCCTGTTGCACGAAGTCTGGGGTTACAACGCCGGGGTCACCACCCACACGCTCGAAACGCACATCTACCGGTTGCGCCAGAAAATCGAGAAAGACCCCTCCAACGCCGAGCTTCTGATTACCGAGAGCGGTGGCTACAAGCTCGCGCCTTAA
- a CDS encoding cyclic nucleotide-binding domain-containing protein, whose protein sequence is MAIDALVKPLLALPLFKGLTPLQLTEIVRRAERIIYRPGDVIIAEDETSDAAIVIVSGSSVRINDNGEAPQKSGGEPLPEGAMIAELAMFIEIVHTTTVIAQSPVKALRLTRQKMHEMMQADTELAQHFSSCIITRLKLLANDVKAVDTLMEQATIAPPPPQIRTNMPVDAHPA, encoded by the coding sequence ATGGCTATCGACGCCCTCGTCAAACCGCTTTTGGCCTTACCGCTCTTTAAAGGCCTTACTCCGCTGCAATTGACCGAGATCGTTCGGCGCGCGGAGCGCATTATCTATAGGCCCGGCGATGTCATCATCGCAGAGGATGAGACAAGCGACGCCGCCATCGTCATCGTCTCCGGCAGCAGTGTTCGCATCAACGATAATGGTGAAGCTCCGCAAAAATCGGGCGGCGAGCCTCTCCCTGAAGGCGCGATGATCGCCGAATTGGCGATGTTCATCGAAATCGTTCACACGACCACGGTGATAGCTCAAAGCCCGGTCAAAGCGCTCCGGCTGACCCGACAGAAAATGCACGAGATGATGCAGGCCGACACCGAGTTGGCGCAGCACTTCTCGTCGTGCATCATCACGCGGCTAAAATTGTTGGCCAACGACGTGAAAGCTGTTGATACGCTGATGGAGCAGGCGACGATCGCCCCACCGCCACCTCAGATACGCACCAATATGCCTGTCGACGCGCACCCGGCCTGA
- a CDS encoding outer-membrane lipoprotein carrier protein LolA — protein MSEILRVGAMAMGFALASIGAATAQDPDGPTNTIVNPSANTTKPADPANTAVKGWTGQVAPANSPDGITLDAHQTELVHKVSAYFESLDSLKGSFVQIDAANKRMKGKFFVKRPGRFRFDYALPSKQVIVSDGENLAIQDLDLNNEDRVSLDQTPFRLLLRKDVDLMRDARIIEVQQADDLIVLTIEDKDPNSPGKIKLFLATKPALELKEWVTTDAQGQDTRIELSQLVKSDDLDGNLFKIQSLGPRKTMPY, from the coding sequence ATGAGCGAAATTTTGCGCGTTGGCGCCATGGCGATGGGTTTTGCCCTCGCATCTATCGGGGCTGCCACGGCTCAGGATCCGGACGGCCCGACGAATACGATCGTCAACCCGTCGGCCAATACAACCAAGCCCGCAGATCCGGCCAACACGGCGGTCAAGGGTTGGACGGGACAGGTCGCACCGGCGAACAGCCCCGACGGCATCACGCTCGATGCGCACCAAACCGAACTCGTTCACAAGGTCAGCGCGTATTTTGAATCGCTGGATAGCCTGAAGGGGTCATTCGTTCAGATCGATGCCGCTAACAAGCGGATGAAGGGCAAGTTTTTCGTCAAGCGGCCGGGTCGCTTTCGTTTCGATTACGCGCTGCCCTCGAAGCAAGTCATCGTTTCGGACGGCGAGAACCTCGCCATTCAAGATCTCGATCTGAATAATGAGGATCGCGTTTCTCTCGATCAGACGCCTTTCCGGCTCCTGCTGCGCAAAGACGTCGATCTCATGCGCGATGCGCGCATCATCGAAGTGCAACAGGCCGACGATCTCATCGTCCTTACCATCGAGGACAAAGATCCGAATTCTCCGGGCAAGATAAAGCTCTTCCTCGCGACCAAGCCGGCGTTGGAATTGAAGGAATGGGTGACTACGGACGCCCAAGGCCAGGACACGCGAATCGAATTATCGCAGCTTGTCAAAAGCGACGATCTCGATGGAAATTTGTTTAAAATTCAATCGCTTGGGCCGAGAAAGACCATGCCGTATTGA